The proteins below are encoded in one region of Herpetosiphon gulosus:
- a CDS encoding UvrD-helicase domain-containing protein gives MTHPLLIGLNAQQQRAVQAIHGPVLVLAGPGSGKTRVLTHRIAYLINEVGVRPYNILAVTFTNKAAREMRERLGNLIGESRAHDVMMGTFHSICARWLRRDIQHLQRANDFVVYDADDQQRVMKQILRELDLSEKQYNPRSIHARISAAKNEMIGVAEFARSVSSYFDEIVLRCYERYEKQLLANNALDFDDLLLKTVNLFEYHLDVLARYAERYVHVMVDEVQDTNRVQFSLINQVGAGHNNYFLIGDIQQSIYAWRGARLANVREFEEAHPDVQIIPLEQNYRSTQPILDVAQSIIDAAYDRRHTTKIWTDQQDGELVSLVEAYDHNEEARWVADEIMRIRGREGRSLDDFAVMYRTNAQSRAFEEAMISRNLRYRLVGGTRFYERKEIKDIVAYLRIIHNPHDEVSLLRVINVPGRSIGDRTQQELLQWARNLDVSIWDALELLATNEAQSPPISGRARNAVEQFQKLVAGLRDLRHDLMLGELIQRLLERVPLQELLVAEYGEEEGAERWENILELQNVSMEYLALPTEDQLPRFLEEVALVSDVDSLDSNKEREPGVTLITLHQAKGLEYPVVFLAGLEEGLLPHGRSVDDPESIEEERRLLYVGTTRAKQRLYMLYAFKRATWGRTDITIPSRFLGDIPKDLLQRTPTREVKQMPVHAATQWQSNPPQRTRGTQPSTSSMWSGASGPVRPKRPEREPSAASYSAGDKVRHANFGEGVVVSSKMVGDDEEVTVAFPGKGVKKLLAAFAKLERV, from the coding sequence ATGACTCACCCGCTGCTGATTGGGTTGAACGCCCAACAACAACGCGCAGTCCAAGCGATTCATGGGCCAGTGTTGGTGCTGGCTGGCCCAGGCTCGGGCAAGACCCGCGTGCTGACTCATCGGATTGCCTATTTAATTAATGAAGTTGGGGTGCGCCCCTATAACATTTTAGCCGTCACCTTTACCAACAAGGCTGCCCGCGAAATGCGCGAACGGCTTGGAAATTTGATTGGCGAAAGTCGGGCGCACGATGTAATGATGGGCACATTCCACTCAATTTGCGCTCGTTGGTTGCGCCGCGATATTCAGCATCTGCAACGCGCCAACGATTTTGTGGTCTATGATGCCGATGATCAGCAACGGGTAATGAAGCAGATTTTGCGCGAATTGGATTTAAGCGAGAAGCAATATAATCCGCGTTCAATTCATGCCCGCATCTCCGCTGCCAAAAACGAGATGATTGGGGTAGCTGAGTTTGCCCGCAGCGTTAGCAGCTATTTTGATGAAATTGTCTTGCGCTGTTATGAGCGCTACGAAAAACAATTGCTAGCCAATAATGCTCTCGATTTTGACGACCTGCTGCTCAAAACCGTGAATTTATTTGAATATCATCTCGATGTGCTGGCGCGGTATGCCGAACGCTATGTGCATGTGATGGTTGATGAGGTTCAAGATACCAATCGGGTGCAATTTTCGCTGATCAATCAGGTTGGCGCTGGCCATAACAACTACTTTTTGATCGGCGATATTCAGCAATCAATTTATGCTTGGCGTGGGGCGCGGTTGGCGAATGTGCGCGAATTTGAAGAGGCGCACCCCGATGTCCAAATTATTCCACTAGAGCAAAATTACCGTTCCACCCAACCAATTCTTGATGTCGCCCAATCGATCATCGATGCAGCTTATGATCGTCGCCATACCACCAAAATCTGGACTGATCAGCAGGATGGCGAGTTGGTTTCGTTGGTCGAGGCCTATGATCACAATGAAGAAGCGCGGTGGGTGGCCGATGAAATTATGCGCATTCGGGGCCGCGAAGGCCGCTCACTCGATGATTTTGCTGTGATGTATCGCACCAACGCCCAATCCCGCGCCTTTGAAGAAGCCATGATCAGCCGCAACCTGCGCTATCGATTGGTCGGCGGCACGCGCTTCTACGAACGCAAAGAAATCAAAGATATTGTGGCATATCTGCGAATTATCCATAATCCCCACGATGAAGTTAGTTTGCTACGGGTGATCAACGTGCCAGGCCGCAGCATCGGCGATCGCACCCAGCAAGAGCTATTGCAATGGGCACGCAATCTTGATGTCTCAATTTGGGATGCCCTCGAACTGCTAGCTACCAATGAAGCCCAAAGCCCGCCGATCAGCGGGCGAGCACGCAACGCCGTTGAGCAGTTTCAAAAATTGGTCGCTGGCCTACGCGATTTGCGCCACGATTTGATGCTCGGCGAGTTGATTCAGCGCTTGCTTGAGCGTGTGCCCTTGCAAGAGTTGCTGGTAGCCGAATATGGCGAAGAAGAAGGCGCAGAGCGTTGGGAAAATATTCTCGAATTGCAAAACGTTAGTATGGAATATCTGGCCCTGCCTACCGAAGATCAATTGCCGCGCTTTTTAGAAGAAGTCGCCTTGGTTAGCGATGTAGATAGCCTTGATTCCAACAAAGAGCGCGAGCCTGGTGTGACCCTGATTACGCTGCACCAAGCCAAGGGTTTAGAGTACCCGGTGGTATTTTTAGCAGGCTTAGAAGAAGGCTTGTTGCCGCACGGACGCTCAGTCGATGATCCTGAAAGCATCGAGGAAGAACGGCGCTTGCTGTATGTTGGGACAACTCGCGCCAAACAACGGCTGTACATGCTCTATGCTTTCAAACGGGCAACTTGGGGTCGCACCGATATCACGATTCCTTCGCGCTTTTTGGGCGATATTCCCAAAGATTTGCTGCAGCGCACGCCCACCCGTGAAGTCAAACAGATGCCAGTTCATGCGGCGACCCAATGGCAAAGCAATCCGCCGCAACGCACGCGGGGCACGCAACCAAGCACCAGCAGCATGTGGAGCGGCGCGAGTGGCCCAGTGCGGCCAAAACGCCCCGAACGTGAGCCAAGCGCCGCCAGTTATAGCGCTGGCGATAAAGTGCGCCACGCCAACTTCGGCGAGGGTGTGGTGGTCAGCAGCAAAATGGTCGGCGACGACGAAGAAGTCACGGTGGCGTTTCCAGGCAAAGGTGTGAAAAAGCTCTTAGCCGCCTTCGCCAAACTCGAACGGGTCTAG